A stretch of the Neofelis nebulosa isolate mNeoNeb1 chromosome 1, mNeoNeb1.pri, whole genome shotgun sequence genome encodes the following:
- the HIGD2A gene encoding HIG1 domain family member 2A, mitochondrial, whose product MAVPGPVTPEAPFEPSQPPVIEGFSPSVYSTPESFKEKFLRKTRENPMVPVGCLGTAAALTYGLYCFHRGQSHRSQLMMRTRIAAQGFTVAAILLGLAASAMRSRS is encoded by the exons ATGGCGGTTCCTGGCCCTGTGACTCCGGAGGCACCCTTTGAGCCATCACAACCCCCGGTCATTGAGGGCTTTAGCCCCAGTGTCTACAGCACTCCCGAAAGCTTCAAAGAAAAATTCCTTCGCAAGACCCGCGAGAACCCGATGGTACCCGTAG GCTGCCTGGGCACGGCGGCCGCCCTAACCTACGGCCTCTACTGCTTCCACCGGGGTCAGAGCCACCGATCTCAGCTCATGATGCGCACCCGGATCGCTGCCCAGGGCTTCACGGTCGCAGCCATCTTGCTGGGTCTGGCTGCATCTGCTATGAGGTCTCGATCCTGA